The Acetivibrio cellulolyticus CD2 genome segment TGATGACTTCAGAAGAGGGAAACTGACAAACCACAAGAAGTTTGGTGAGGCAATAGCTATTTTGGCTGGTGATGGTCTTTTAAACCTTGCCTTTGAGTTGATGATTGAAAGCACGGCAACAGATAATTGTAATAATGCTGTACAAAAGGTAAAGGCTATGTCCTATATTGCAAAATCATCTGGAATACATGGTATGATTGCGGGTCAGGTAATAGATACAGAATCAGAGAATAAAGAAGTTGCCTACGAAACTCTTGAGTATATGCATAAGTGTAAGACCGGTGCATTAATAAAAGCTCCTGTTGTTTCCTCTGCAATTATTTGCAATGCGTCTGAGGAGGACCTTCGAAGTTTGGAAGCATATGCCGGGAATTTGGGTTTGGCCTTCCAGATAAAGGATGATATACTGGATGTTGAAGGAAGCACAGAAAAGCTTGGAAAGAAGGTAGGCAGTGATGAGTCCAATAAGAAGACAACTTATGTAAGCCTTTATGGACTTGAAAAATCAAAACAAATGTTAAGGGAAACTACTGAGGAAGCAATAAAAAATATCGGAAAATTTGGTCCAAATGCTAATTTTTTAAGAGAACTTGCAGAATATCTAATTGTGAGGGAAATGTAATTATTAATTAAGGAATTTGAAAAACAAGTGTCCTATTATCGAGAGGGGTTAAATGCCCCTAGGTTTTCATTTTTGGGTTACAGGGGGATTTGAACAGGTGGAGATAGTAAATGCGATACTGCACAACAAAGCTATAACAGTACCGGCTTTTGCTTGGTTTTTGGCACAGCTTCTAAAAGTTATTAATGTCCTTTTAACTAGTAAAAAGATTGATTTTACCAGATTTGTAGGTTCTGGAGGTATGCCCAGTTCACATTCGGCATTTATTGTATCACTTGCTACTGTTATTGGTAAAATTAAAGGATTAGGTTCAGCGGAGTTTGGTATGGCAATAGCGGTAGCTTTGATAGTTATGTATGATGCGGCTGGGGTTAGAAGAGCTGCAGGCAAGCAGGCAAAGGCATTAAATCAGCTTATTTACTCACATAACGATAATATTAACTTTGATGAAAAATTGAAGGAGTTATTGGGGCATTCTCCTTTCGAAGTAGTTATGGGTGCGTTTTTAGGAATTATTATGGGAATTTGGCTTGGATAGTATGGATAAATATTGTATTTCCTTTGATGAAGTAAAATTAAAGAGTTTATAATACAATTAAATACAGGAGCATATGGAATAAAATCAGGGCATTAATAACTATAATACTATTGCCGCAAAATAAAAGCTTTTATTTAAGGTTAAAGGGGATATATAGATTATTGCGATTCTTTATCCCACAAAATTTGTATGGTATAATAATTACTTGTTATACAAATTATTCAATTTTTTCGGTCTAGTACTTAAAAAATTGCTTAATAATCAGGGTGGCGCAGTATTCTAGTCAGTACTGCCGGTTCTGAAGACGGGCCTAAAAATCCGTTTAAGGGCACATCGATGAAGTTCCTTGTGTTGGCTTGTTACGCCCAGTAGTGGGCTGATGCTGGGAGTTAAGGTTTAGGGGCGATCTGCAATGGCATGCGGGCGTTGACCCCTCTACCGTGGAGACCCTACCTTGTGGAAGAAAAGACACTGTGAGCATTTTTGCTCATTAATGTGCCACCTCAACCACGAGAAGGGAGTAAACCTGTTAGGCGGTTCCGTTAAGGTGCTGTGAACAGAGTAGCCTGCCTTGAGTGAAGTTGGTGGATAATGGTCAGGTGTACAAGTATTGGCCGATACAAGTACACTAAAGCAGTTTGAAACCACCTTTGCAAAAGAGGCTAGGAATCGGTCAGACTGTCGGGGAAAACTCCTAGACTGTTCTGTTAAGAGATACACTGGGGATTGCAGTGTGGACTAAGTGGTAATCAGGCCCCACTATTGGAAACAATGTGGCGGTTGGTTTAAAGGGAAACCGCTGATTTGGCGACATTTCAGCACCAACTGTGGAAACCATGCCTGACCTAAGCCGCAAAATTTACTCAGTGTATTTCCACCCTGTATTTAATTAGGATATCCAAATGTAAAGCAAATACAGTTGGTTATCTATATATGTATTTTGTGAGGATTGTAGTGAATCTATTCATTTACTTGACATTCGGAGGGAAGCTTGGTGGATGACAATTATAAACATCCTGCAAATGAAAGAAAAGTAAAGTTTCGAGCCAATGTTGTAGGTTCAAAAAAAGAAAACAGAAGATGGGTCATTTTTGTAACATTACTTACGTTTGTACTATCTTCAAGTTTATCGATTATATCCTCAACACTTTTAGAAGATGCGCATATATACATATCGTTTCTTATAGTGCTTATTATAATACTGATTGGTATTGTTTTTGATATTATAGGCATAGCGATGACGGCCGCAGATGAAACTCCATTTCATGCCATGGCATCGAGGAAGATGTATGGAGCAAAACAGGCTATTAAGCTAATAAGAAATGCCAACAAAGTTTCCAGCATATGTAACGATGTTGTAGGTGATATATGTGGTGTTATCAGCGGTGCTGCCAGTAGTTTTATAGTGGTAAAAATTGCGATGGGATCAAGCAGTACGGCAGAAACACTTGCAAGCATTGGAATTACCGGTACAGTTGCATCTCTGACTATTGGGGGAAAGGCCATCGGCAAGACAGTAGCAATAGAGAAAAGCAATTATATCGTTTATAAAGTTGCTGTAATATTAAAGTTTTTAATTGGAAGAATAAGCTATATAAAGTTTAAGCCTAAGGCGAAAAATAACCGAAAGTGAGATGAAACCTATTTGGCTAACTTTTTGGACAAAGTTAACTCACCAGATGATGTAAAAAAGCTCAATCTGGAAGAACTAAATGAATTGGCTGCTGAGATAAGAATGTTTTTGATTGAAAAGGTATCGAAAACAGGGGGACATCTTGCATCCAACCTGGGTGTAGTAGAGCTGACTTTAGCTCTTCATCGTGTATTTAATTCACCTACTGACAAGATTGTCTGGGATGTTGGTCACCAGTCTTATGTTCATAAAATAATTACAGGAAGAAAAGATAAATTTGATACGTTAAGAAAACTAGGAGGGCTATCGGGTTTTCCAAAGGTAAATGAAAGTGAGCATGACTCATTCAATACGGGCCACAGCAGCACTTCTATTTCTGCTGCTCTCGGAATTGCAAAGGCACGGGACTTGAAAAAGGAAAATAACTCGGTAATTGCTGTGATTGGAGATGGAGCCCTAACTGGGGGGATGGCGTTTGAAGCATTGAATAATGCAGGGCGTTTCCCTAATAATTTTATTGTAGTTTTGAATGACAATGAAATGTCTATTTCCAAGAATGTAGGTGGGCTATCCAAATATTTAAGCAAGATAAGGACTGAACCATTTTACTTTAAGGTTAAAGAGGATATTGACCTTATGTTAAACAAAATACCTGCAATTGGAAAAAGTGCTGCGAAAGCACTTGGCAGGGTTAAGGGATCAATTAAGTACGCAATAATGCCGGGAATAATTTTTGAAGAACTGGGATTTAAGTATTTAGGTCCTGTCGATGGGCATAATATAACAGAACTTGAAAAGCTGTTAACAGTGGCAAAGGGAATTAAAGGTCCTGTGCTTTTACATGTATCAACTCAGAAGGGAAAGGGGTATACATATGCTGAAGAAAACCCTCATGTTTTCCATGGAATTGCTCCTTTCGAGATTGAGACGGGTGAAGTAATTTCACACGGGGGACCAGGCTATTCTGAAATCTTTGGTCGCGAGCTTTCCAAGATAGCCCAAAATGATGAAAGTGTCGTAGCAATTTCAGCAGCAATGCCGCATGGAACAGGATTGGAGCTCTTTTCTAAGAAGTTTCCGGAAAGGTTTTTCGATGTAGGTATTGCAGAACAGCACGCGGTTACTTTTGCAGCTGGACTTGCCAGAAGTGGTATGAAGCCTGTTGTTGCACTATATTCTTCATTTTTGCAAAGGGCATATGATCAGGTACTTCATGATGTTGCAATACAGAATCTCCATGTTGTATTTGCTATAGACAGAGCCGGAATTGTAGGCGAAGACGGAGAAACTCATCAGGGGATATATGATATATCCTTTTTAAGTCATATTCCTAATATCACTATTTTGGCTCCATGTGACTACAACGATTTTACTCAGATGTTAAAATATGCATTAGAAGAGCATAATGGGCCGATTGCAATAAGGTATCCAAGAGGGAGAGGGCCGGAGAAGCTTATTGATACACCCAACGTTAAGTATGGACAATCCGTTCTTGTACGTGAAGGCAATAACATAACCATTGCTGCAATTGGAAATAAGCTGGAGACAGCACTAAATGTAGCTGATATGCTTGAAAAGCTGGATATTTCTTGCGATGTAATATATTCGAGGTTTATCAAACCTATTGATACAAACCTTCTTCTAAATTCTGCTATCAAGACAAGGCGTGTCATAACCATTGAGGATAATGCTATAGCGGGTGGATTTGGAAGCAAGGTGCTTGAGACAATGAATCAGAAGGGAATAAATATAAAGACTAAGATGTTTGGATATCCTGATCAATTCATACCTCATGGTTCAAAAAACGAACTTCAAAGCATATACAGGCTTGAAGAGCAGTCAATAGTGAATGATGTACTCAAGATAGTAAACAAGAGCAGAGTATAATATAGAATGCCTATTTTTTAGAAATTTGGAGGTTTGATTTTGAAAAAGGAAAGACTTGATGTCTTGCTTGTAAGCAAGGGACTTTTTGAAAGTAGGGAAAAGGCAAGAAGTTCAATAATGGCAGGTGTTGTTTTTGTATGTGGCAACAAAGAGGACAAGCCTGGGGTAAAGGTTGATGTGGATTCAGAGATTGTGATAAAAGAGAATGTACATCCCTATGTAAGCAGGGGAGGCCTGAAACTTGAAAAGGCGATAAGATCTTTTAATATAGATTTAAAAGGCAAGACAACAATGGACATAGGAGCTTCAACAGGAGGATTTACCGACTGTATGCTAAAGAACGGGGCAGCAAAGGTCTTTTCTGTAGATGTAGGATACGGCCAGTTGGCGTGGGAGCTAAGGAACGATGAACGCGTCGTATGTATGGAACGTACCAATATCAGATATGTTGAACCCCAACAATTGGGGACGTTGGTTGATTTTGCATCAGTTGATGTTTCGTTCATTTCACTAAAGAAAGTAATTCCTGTGGCAGTTAAGCTGCTAACCGAGGAAGGCGAATTGATGTGCTTGATTAAGCCACAGTTTGAAGCAGGCAGGGATAAAGTAGGCAAACATGGTGTTGTAAGGGATCCGAAGGTTCATGAAGATGTTATAAAGGATATTATCAATTTTTCTTTGGGAATCGGGCTTAAGGTAAGGGGATTGGATTTCTCACCTATAAAGGGGCCTGAAGGGAATATTGAGTATCTTATTTATCTTAGTAAGAAAGATGGCAGAGATGATTTAGAAGGTTTATATAATGATTCTGTTTATGTTGTTGAGAAGTCTCATGAGTTGTAATTAAGTATGAAAAAGCATTAGTGTAAAAAACTGCATCCTAAAGTGCAGTTTTTATTTTTTTTATAAGGGAGTAGAAATAAAAACAGTGAAAAATATAATTCAAGATAGGAATATAATTTCAGTAAATAAGCTAAAGATCTTTATAATTAACAGTCTTTTTAACTGTTGTTAATTTAGGCTTAACCAATAGCTTTTAATATAAGTGCATGAAATGTAGAGTTGATTATAAGAAGGAGGAAGTATATGTATAGGTTTGTAACAATGAGGTGCAGGTGCTGTGGTACTGTAATGTACAACTTGCCAGAAAATGAAATTAAAAAGATTAGGCATATAAATTTAGTTTGTGAAGATTGTGTTGAACATAATAACACTGAAATTTCCAACATTATAAATGATTCAGAATGTTTAATATACAATGGCAAAGGTTCTAAATGTAAACTTTTAGTTGATTAAAATTTCACTTATTGAATGCGCAAAAGTCTTATCCAAAACATTTCAGGGAATTTTCGATTTTCATCGTCCGAAATTATGAATTTTTTATTTCAAGTTTTATTCTAATCTATTATCATATTCCAAAAAAGTATTAATGCCAAAATATTATAGATATAGCAAGTATTCAGAGCAATTTTACAAAGATTTAAAAGTAACTTAACAAATTCTAACAGAAAACCAATAAGTTTTTTATAAAGAAGTAGTATTATGCAAATAAATAATTAATAAGGAGGCAAAACAATGAAAAATGAAACTAAGAAGAAGATAGGAGCTGTAGCGATTGGAAGCATATTGGTGATTTCAGCATTCGGAGCGCCTGGTATATATGCACAAAGAAAATCAATAGATTATACGGGCAAATGGGTAACTGGTGATTTCCATACACATACCTTTCTGACAGATGGCAGTGAAAAGGAAGAAGAAGTGGTAAAAAATGCTTTTAGCAAATATGGTTTGGATTGGATGGCTAATTCTGAACATGGTGGAACTTCTAAAAATGATCCATTTGGAAATGCTTTTCCTTCACCGGTTTCACGTTGGATTACACTAAGCTACTATTCTTATCCTATTATTAGCGCGCTTAGAGAAGAATACTCCAATAAAAAGCTTATACAAGGTGTAGAGTGGAATGTTCCATCCCATGAGCATGCTAGTGTGGGAATCATCTCCACCGGACCAGCAGCGATTAGTAATTTTGAATACATTTTTGATGCGAGTGATAAAGATACAAGCAGATCAAATGAAGGAATAACCAAGAATAATACAACTCATGAAGATGCAGTTGAAGGAGCAAAATGGCTGGAAGATAATTATAAAGATTCAAGCTATTTCATTCTAAACCACCCATCGAGGAAGCTTAAGTACTTAGTAACGGATATTCGTGATTTTAATGATGCTGCACCAAATGTGGCTTTCGGATTTGAAGGAATCCCTGGACATCAAAAGGAAAGCAGTCGTGGCGGTTACGAGAGTAGTGATAATAAGGCAAAGACTTATGGCGGTGTAGACTATATGGTAGCAAAAGTTGGCGGGCTATGGGATTCACTTTTAGGTGAAGGCAGAAATTTTTGGGTATTTGCCAATTCTGATTTTCATAATACTGACGGTGATTTCTGGCCTGGTGAGTATGAAAAAAACTATACTTTTGTTACAGGCAATGACTATAAGTCACTGGTTTCAGGATTTCGCTCAGGTAATTCCTTTGCTGTTGAGGGAGATTTAATCAATGGATTGGAATTTAGTGTTCAGAAAAATAAGAAAAAAGCGGTAATGGGAGAGAATTTGAAAGTATCAAAAGGTGACAATATACAAATCACAATAAGATTCAAAAGCCCGAAGTGTAATAACAATGGTGATAAGGTCAATGTGGATCATATTGATTTGATTGCAGGTGATGTGACGGGTAAAGCTAGCCCAGGTACTTACGGATATAGTAAGGATACTAATGAAACAACTAAAGTTATTGCAAGGTTTAGTGCAAAGAATTGGAAAAAAGACGATAGCGGATGGATTACTATTAAATATAATGTGAATAATATTGATAACAGTAAGTACTTTCGTTTAAGGGGGACCAATCTTGGTGTTGGGGTGGCTAATGAAACAGATGCTGAAGGTAATCCATTATGTGATGAGTTAGTTGGTGCAAATAATGCTAACAAAGCTTATGCTGATTTATGGTTTTATTCTAATCCAGTTTTCGTTTCAGTAAAGTAATAATATTATATTTAAGCTATGTGTTTGCTCAAGGGGAGGATAATATGATAAGCAAGTATTTAGAGAAAAGAGTTGAATTGGACTTATGTGAATTAATGAGGACTTCAAGCAAGATTCAATTAGAATACTATTTGGTTGAAAGTGAATATGATCAGAGATATGGTTATAGAGAAGACAAAGCTTATGGGGTAGAGATCAGCAAGAAAGAAAGAGATAGCTATGCTGAAAGTGAAACAGTTACGAATCTGTCCAATAGCAAGGAAAAGACTCAGGGGATATTAAGTATATTGGCAAGGAATACAGTAACACCTGTTCAACTTTTGTTCGTATTGGACGAGCTTATTGAATTATAAAAAATATGCACATTGAAAAAAGAGCGAAATGCTCTTTTTTTAGCTAAATTTATATAAAAGGAGAGGAGTGAAGAGTATGAAAGATTATATGGTGATTAATGCCAAAATTGTAACACCCCATGAGGTTATTAATAACGGGTGCGTTCTTATTAGAAATGGAATTATAGAATGTATAGAAGAATGTTGCAGGTCATATGTTCGGTCAGGTTCAACTGTATTTGATGCAAAAGGTAAGTGGCTTTTGCCTGGAATAGTTGATTTGCGCAGTGATGTAATTGAAAAAGAAATGGAACCTAAACGGGGGGTTTTTATGCCTCTAAAAATTGTGCTTTTTTCTCTGGAGAACAGGTTCTTATTACACGGAGTTACTTCAATTTATCACTCCTTAACAGTTAATGATGTAAGTTCAAGTTCAGATGTTCACAATACTGATGGAGTTTTTTCCAATATAAAAGGAATTAATAATTTAAAAAGGTATGGACTTTTAAGGCATTTTGTAAATGCAAGATATGATATTACTGGTAAGAAGTTTTGCCCAAAACTAATGGAAGTGGTAGATACTGGGAATGTAAACGTAATCTCGTTTGTTAATCATAAGGATGAATATGAAGAAAGAGTCAATAAAGATGTGGAAAAAACAAACGATCCACAACTATTGGATTTTATTGATTTGTTGGCTGAGAAGGCAAAAAAACATAAAATACCTATTATGACATACTATGATGATTCGCATGAAGAAATTGTATTAATGAAAAGCGATGGGGTTACAATAAGTGAGCTACCGCTTGATTTCAAGTCTGCAGAAAAAGAAGGGCAGTATGTAGTTGTTGGAGCACCAAACATTGTCAATGAAGATATGAATGCTGGAAATATGCGTTATGTTGATGCAGTTAAGAGTGGAGGTGCAAATATTCTCTGTTCTGATTATGTTCCTTCATCAATTATTCATGCAATATTTGTTTTGCATTATAAACATGGAATTAATATGTATAGTGCAGTAAATATGGCTACCCTAAATCCGGCTAAAGCCGCAGGTATTGATGATAAATTAGGCTCTATTGAGTGTGGAAAACAGGCTGATTTAGTCCTTGTAGGTGATAGAATACCTTTTGTTGAACAGATGTTTGTAAACGGAAAGAGAATTTTATGTATGGAGCGAAATAACATGATAAATCGACAATTATGGGCTACCGTTTAATCATTATTGTTTTTTTGCATTGCCAATCCGTGAGAGACTGTAGTTAGGATATGGGCACTAAAAATTATTGGGATTAACTTGCAGATATACTAGCAATTGAGTTGAACATATAATATAATTTAACTGTAATTCCATAAATATTTATTTATAAAACTAGGGGGGTATTTTTATGTGTAAAGTGTTAAAGGTCGGGT includes the following:
- a CDS encoding TlyA family RNA methyltransferase, giving the protein MKKERLDVLLVSKGLFESREKARSSIMAGVVFVCGNKEDKPGVKVDVDSEIVIKENVHPYVSRGGLKLEKAIRSFNIDLKGKTTMDIGASTGGFTDCMLKNGAAKVFSVDVGYGQLAWELRNDERVVCMERTNIRYVEPQQLGTLVDFASVDVSFISLKKVIPVAVKLLTEEGELMCLIKPQFEAGRDKVGKHGVVRDPKVHEDVIKDIINFSLGIGLKVRGLDFSPIKGPEGNIEYLIYLSKKDGRDDLEGLYNDSVYVVEKSHEL
- a CDS encoding amidohydrolase family protein encodes the protein MKDYMVINAKIVTPHEVINNGCVLIRNGIIECIEECCRSYVRSGSTVFDAKGKWLLPGIVDLRSDVIEKEMEPKRGVFMPLKIVLFSLENRFLLHGVTSIYHSLTVNDVSSSSDVHNTDGVFSNIKGINNLKRYGLLRHFVNARYDITGKKFCPKLMEVVDTGNVNVISFVNHKDEYEERVNKDVEKTNDPQLLDFIDLLAEKAKKHKIPIMTYYDDSHEEIVLMKSDGVTISELPLDFKSAEKEGQYVVVGAPNIVNEDMNAGNMRYVDAVKSGGANILCSDYVPSSIIHAIFVLHYKHGINMYSAVNMATLNPAKAAGIDDKLGSIECGKQADLVLVGDRIPFVEQMFVNGKRILCMERNNMINRQLWATV
- a CDS encoding CehA/McbA family metallohydrolase domain-containing protein translates to MKNETKKKIGAVAIGSILVISAFGAPGIYAQRKSIDYTGKWVTGDFHTHTFLTDGSEKEEEVVKNAFSKYGLDWMANSEHGGTSKNDPFGNAFPSPVSRWITLSYYSYPIISALREEYSNKKLIQGVEWNVPSHEHASVGIISTGPAAISNFEYIFDASDKDTSRSNEGITKNNTTHEDAVEGAKWLEDNYKDSSYFILNHPSRKLKYLVTDIRDFNDAAPNVAFGFEGIPGHQKESSRGGYESSDNKAKTYGGVDYMVAKVGGLWDSLLGEGRNFWVFANSDFHNTDGDFWPGEYEKNYTFVTGNDYKSLVSGFRSGNSFAVEGDLINGLEFSVQKNKKKAVMGENLKVSKGDNIQITIRFKSPKCNNNGDKVNVDHIDLIAGDVTGKASPGTYGYSKDTNETTKVIARFSAKNWKKDDSGWITIKYNVNNIDNSKYFRLRGTNLGVGVANETDAEGNPLCDELVGANNANKAYADLWFYSNPVFVSVK
- a CDS encoding DUF6514 family protein gives rise to the protein MISKYLEKRVELDLCELMRTSSKIQLEYYLVESEYDQRYGYREDKAYGVEISKKERDSYAESETVTNLSNSKEKTQGILSILARNTVTPVQLLFVLDELIEL
- a CDS encoding divergent PAP2 family protein → MEIVNAILHNKAITVPAFAWFLAQLLKVINVLLTSKKIDFTRFVGSGGMPSSHSAFIVSLATVIGKIKGLGSAEFGMAIAVALIVMYDAAGVRRAAGKQAKALNQLIYSHNDNINFDEKLKELLGHSPFEVVMGAFLGIIMGIWLG
- the dxs gene encoding 1-deoxy-D-xylulose-5-phosphate synthase; the encoded protein is MDKVNSPDDVKKLNLEELNELAAEIRMFLIEKVSKTGGHLASNLGVVELTLALHRVFNSPTDKIVWDVGHQSYVHKIITGRKDKFDTLRKLGGLSGFPKVNESEHDSFNTGHSSTSISAALGIAKARDLKKENNSVIAVIGDGALTGGMAFEALNNAGRFPNNFIVVLNDNEMSISKNVGGLSKYLSKIRTEPFYFKVKEDIDLMLNKIPAIGKSAAKALGRVKGSIKYAIMPGIIFEELGFKYLGPVDGHNITELEKLLTVAKGIKGPVLLHVSTQKGKGYTYAEENPHVFHGIAPFEIETGEVISHGGPGYSEIFGRELSKIAQNDESVVAISAAMPHGTGLELFSKKFPERFFDVGIAEQHAVTFAAGLARSGMKPVVALYSSFLQRAYDQVLHDVAIQNLHVVFAIDRAGIVGEDGETHQGIYDISFLSHIPNITILAPCDYNDFTQMLKYALEEHNGPIAIRYPRGRGPEKLIDTPNVKYGQSVLVREGNNITIAAIGNKLETALNVADMLEKLDISCDVIYSRFIKPIDTNLLLNSAIKTRRVITIEDNAIAGGFGSKVLETMNQKGINIKTKMFGYPDQFIPHGSKNELQSIYRLEEQSIVNDVLKIVNKSRV
- a CDS encoding polyprenyl synthetase family protein — its product is MNFKENQQRYADLVNAFLDNYVKENDLLEKSVYSAMRYSLLAGGKRLRPVLALAVCELLGGDINEVMPFACAIEMVHTYSLIHDDLPAMDNDDFRRGKLTNHKKFGEAIAILAGDGLLNLAFELMIESTATDNCNNAVQKVKAMSYIAKSSGIHGMIAGQVIDTESENKEVAYETLEYMHKCKTGALIKAPVVSSAIICNASEEDLRSLEAYAGNLGLAFQIKDDILDVEGSTEKLGKKVGSDESNKKTTYVSLYGLEKSKQMLRETTEEAIKNIGKFGPNANFLRELAEYLIVREM